The genomic DNA GCCTCAAGCCCGAGTACCAGAGCGCCTTCCGCCGCAACTTTGTGGACCTGGTCGCGCTCGGGACGGTCTCCGATGCCAGCACGCTCTCCGGAGAGAACCGAATCTTGGTCTACCATGGGCTGGAGATGCTCGCCCTGGGCAGAAAGACCGGTCTCAAGGCGCTGCTGTCCGTGGCGGGGCTGGAGGGCAAGGAGCTCACGGCGGAGAGTATCGGCTTCCAGCTCGGGCCGCGCCTGAATGCGGCGGGGCGCATGGAGGACGCCGACCTGGCCTACCGGTTGCTGATCACCCGGGATGCCGACGAGGCCGAGCAGCTGGTGGCCCAGATCGAGTCGCTCAATGACCTGCGGCGGAGCGAGACCGAGCGGGTGGTCCAAGAGGCGCTGGCCGAGGCGCTCACCCAGGAAGACCGACGCGTCCTCGTGCTGGCGCGGGCACGCTGGGGCAAGGGGCTGGTCGGGATTGTCGCGGGGCGTATCGCCGAGCTCCTGCGCCGCCCGACCCTGATTCTCAGCTACGACGAGACCACCGACAGCTACGGCGGCTCGGGGCGCACCTACGGCAGCTTCAGCCTGCTCGATGCCCTGCACGCCTGCGCGGACCTGCTGGGACGCTACGGCGGGCACTCCGCGAGCGCGGGAGTCAATCTCCCCGCCCGCAACCTAGAGGCATTTCGCCAGCGCATCCACGAGGCCGCAGAGGGGCTGGTCACCGACGAGCCCGAGCCCATCACGCTGGAGATCGATGCGGAGCTCGCCGACACCCGCTTGCTCACGCAGGAGCTGGTGGAGTCGCTCCAAGCACTAGCCCCCTTCGGCCGTGACAACCCCGATCCCGTCTTTCTGACCTGCAACGCCGTGGTCACCGAGACCCGGCGCGTGGGGAAAGACAACAATACCGCAATCATCCACCTCAAGCTCCCGGGCAAGCAGTGGCCCACCAAGTCCGTGCGCTTCAAGTCCGGGGACTGGACCGAGCGGGTGCAGCCCGGCGAGCGGGTCGATGTGGTCTATACCCCCAAGCTCAATGCCTGGAATGGCAAGGTCAGTGTCGAGCTCACCCTCCATGATCTGCGCCCTTCCTTGCCCTAAATTGCTTCCCGGTAACAAAATCAGCTAAAGCATCGTTTCCAAAAGACCGACACCAAGACAGAGGTGTCTATGAAGCGTTTGTCCTTACTGTTGTTTGTCCTCGCCCTCCCACAGACTAGCTATAGCCAGACAAAGCCCGATGCGGGGCTCTTTGCGGGCCTCGACCTCTACGGCGGCCTCTCCAATGTCCCCGGCCTGCGCCGGTTCGCCGACCAGCTCTGGGCCGGCAACCAGATCTTCACGCCGTCGGTGGCCTACCTGCGCTGGGAGAGCGGCCAGAGCACCAGTGCGCGTGTCGCGGTGGGTGTGGGAGATGCGGCCCGTGGGAGCAATGCGCTCTATAAGCAGCCTATCGAGCTCTGGGTGAAACAAAAAGGAGGGGGCGGAAGCCTCACTGTCGGGCGCTTCTTCACTCCCTTCGGCCAGCAAGAGTGGCAGTACGAGGCCAAGGAAGGACTCCAGTGGGAGCAGCCCTTGGGGCCGCTCGCCCTCACCGCCGCCCTCCAGAAAGACCCAACGACACACCGAGGAAATGGCTATGTCCGCCTTGTCCATGCTCCTCAGGAGACCACACAGATAGGTCTCTCCCTGGGAGCCGGCAAGGGCTTCTCCTATGGCACCGACCTGGAGCAAGGTGTGGGAGTCGACGCGACCCTCACCCGTGGCCCTTGGCTCCTCCGCTCCGAGTGGGACCACTTTACCACGCCGCAGCGCCAGCGCTTCCAGTTTGGCATGGCCACGGCCACCTACCAAGGCCTGCACGGTGACATCCGCCCCTTTGCCAGCTACTACACCTGGCAAGACCGCACCAGCACCGCCGCC from Armatimonas rosea includes the following:
- the recJ gene encoding single-stranded-DNA-specific exonuclease RecJ: MTSPTLLEAHWRLATPNESQVQRLAAELRLEPLVARLLINRGITEPGVAERYLAPRLDDLDDPTTLPDVEKAVERLAQAITSGELIFVHGDYDADGVTSAALCLRALSGLGANVVGFVPRRTDGYDFQPYGAEKAKELGAGLIMTADCGVCALEAVARANALGMDVIVTDHHRPGPTLPAAHAVVNPYRDDAQVAFRDLCGAGVAFKVLDALTARLKPEYQSAFRRNFVDLVALGTVSDASTLSGENRILVYHGLEMLALGRKTGLKALLSVAGLEGKELTAESIGFQLGPRLNAAGRMEDADLAYRLLITRDADEAEQLVAQIESLNDLRRSETERVVQEALAEALTQEDRRVLVLARARWGKGLVGIVAGRIAELLRRPTLILSYDETTDSYGGSGRTYGSFSLLDALHACADLLGRYGGHSASAGVNLPARNLEAFRQRIHEAAEGLVTDEPEPITLEIDAELADTRLLTQELVESLQALAPFGRDNPDPVFLTCNAVVTETRRVGKDNNTAIIHLKLPGKQWPTKSVRFKSGDWTERVQPGERVDVVYTPKLNAWNGKVSVELTLHDLRPSLP